Genomic segment of Iocasia fonsfrigidae:
TTCTGGTTCTGTATTTTTACCAATGCATATCCCTGTATTATTAGCAGGTGTTTATCTTGGGCCAGCGGCAGGCTTTATTGTAGGAGCTGTAACACCATTATTATGTAGTTTGTTAACCGGCATGCCTCCTTTATTACCGATGCTGCCGATTATGTTTGTTGAATTGAGTATCTATGGGTCAGCCATAGGTTATCTATATCAAAGAAGGAGTTTGGGTATTTTTACTTCCCTTATTTTGACTATGCTGTTGGGGAGGGTTGGGGCAGGATTTGTGGTTATGATTATGGTGCACCTTTTTGGGATGAATTATCTACCTGCCAATCCCCTGGTATATATCTGGTCATCAATTATTGGAGGGACAGTGGGAATTGTAATCCAGTTAATCTTAATTCCTGTTTTACTAAAATACCTGAAGGGTGGTATTACAGGGGAATTGGGGGTAAAACAGTGAGCAGGGAATTTTTTAACCAGGTGGCAGAAAACTGGGATGAAAGGGTAGACCATGATAATAGGAAAATAAGGTTTGCTATCAACAAATTACCTGTTCATGAAAGACCTGATATTCTTGATGTAGGGACAGGGACAGGTGTTATACTTCCTCTTCTGGAGGAATACTATGGTGGCGGTTGTCAAATTACGGCAGTGGATTTTGCTGAAAATATGCTTGAAATTGCTAAAAAGAAGTATCATCATTACCAGAATATCCAGTTTATAAGGGCTGATATTTATAAATATCAATTTAATCAGTGCTTTGATTTGATTATTACCTATTCTGTTTTTCCACACCTGGGGGATAAGGTTACTATACTGGAACGGTTTTATGATTTATTAAAAGATAGTGGAAGGCTACTGATTTTCCACTCCCAGTCAAGGGAGGAAATAAATCAGCTGCATCATAATAGTGAACAAGATGTGGTTAGAGATGACCTGCCACCGATTGGGCAGGTAATTGACTGGGCTGAAAGGATAGGCTATAAGCAAGTGGAAAGTATTGATAATGATAAGATGTATCTACTTATAC
This window contains:
- a CDS encoding class I SAM-dependent methyltransferase; translation: MSREFFNQVAENWDERVDHDNRKIRFAINKLPVHERPDILDVGTGTGVILPLLEEYYGGGCQITAVDFAENMLEIAKKKYHHYQNIQFIRADIYKYQFNQCFDLIITYSVFPHLGDKVTILERFYDLLKDSGRLLIFHSQSREEINQLHHNSEQDVVRDDLPPIGQVIDWAERIGYKQVESIDNDKMYLLILRK
- a CDS encoding ECF transporter S component, with product METKKIVFMGIFIALGLVIPTAFHYLLLGSGSVFLPMHIPVLLAGVYLGPAAGFIVGAVTPLLCSLLTGMPPLLPMLPIMFVELSIYGSAIGYLYQRRSLGIFTSLILTMLLGRVGAGFVVMIMVHLFGMNYLPANPLVYIWSSIIGGTVGIVIQLILIPVLLKYLKGGITGELGVKQ